In a single window of the Saccharothrix australiensis genome:
- a CDS encoding flavin reductase family protein encodes MSLDTATFTSVMAAVAGPVAVVTTVDEHGKRWGFTASAFCSLSLDPPLVLVCLARTASCHGAFVTAKSFTLNVLAHDQDDLARHFARSGPDKFEGTRMTECERGLPGLVDAAARLVCSAHSVSDGGDHSILVGRVEEAVALDRVPLIYHNRAFTRPQAA; translated from the coding sequence ATGTCCCTGGACACCGCGACGTTCACCTCGGTCATGGCGGCGGTCGCCGGGCCCGTGGCGGTGGTGACGACCGTCGACGAGCACGGCAAGCGCTGGGGCTTCACCGCCAGCGCCTTCTGCTCGCTGTCGCTCGACCCGCCGCTGGTGCTGGTGTGCTTGGCCCGCACCGCGTCCTGCCACGGAGCGTTCGTCACCGCGAAGTCGTTCACCCTCAACGTCCTCGCGCACGACCAGGACGACCTGGCGCGGCACTTCGCCCGCTCCGGCCCGGACAAGTTCGAGGGCACCCGGATGACCGAGTGCGAGCGCGGGCTGCCCGGCCTGGTCGACGCGGCGGCGCGGCTGGTGTGCTCGGCGCACTCCGTCTCGGACGGCGGCGACCACAGCATCCTGGTGGGCCGGGTGGAGGAGGCGGTGGCGCTGGACCGCGTGCCGCTGATCTACCACAACCGCGCCTTCACCCGGCCGCAAGCGGCCTGA
- a CDS encoding MFS transporter, which yields MPTNAAPAAPRAGLKQWFGLVMLLLPTALMTADLGVLWLATPYLTADLQPTSSQLLWVTDSYGFMTAGFLVIMGTLGDRIGRRKLLMIGSVLFIAASVIAAYAPSALVLIIGRGLLGIAGAAVLPSTLSLITTMFVDARQRGAAIAAWVTALSLGLGVGPVLGGVLLGSFWWGSVFLIAVPVMVLALVTAPVLLPEYRDPAAGRLDLLSVLLFLLGILPVVYAIKHAAESGVDVAFGVALVVGLVFGTLFVRRQRALPNPLIDVRLFANRTFTMALVTLMLGMMALNGVEYVVPQLLQLVSGMSPMDAALWLLPSAAGLMLGSQLTPPLTRTFRPAYVIGGGQVVALVGYAMIWATGEGYGGGVLASVGLTVVMFGVAPISVLCTGIAVGSAPAEKAGVAAGTGQTSYELGLALGIAVVGSVSVAVYRSDVADRLPAGLPEDAVAQVRDTLGSAVAVSETLPGAQGAEVAAVARAAFLDGFHASAIFSGAVALVLTVLVVTLLRHVPSTPRATEPAEPTEPGPSAEAVGPAAPAAAVEPVPNAADEDAADEGAAGDPPRAQAPAADPEGSAADERERVERV from the coding sequence ATGCCCACGAACGCGGCACCCGCCGCCCCGCGAGCCGGGCTGAAGCAGTGGTTCGGACTGGTGATGCTCCTGCTGCCGACGGCGCTGATGACGGCCGACCTCGGCGTGCTGTGGCTGGCCACCCCGTACCTCACGGCGGACCTCCAGCCCACCAGCTCGCAACTGCTCTGGGTGACCGACAGCTACGGGTTCATGACCGCGGGCTTCCTGGTCATCATGGGCACGCTCGGTGACCGCATCGGTCGCCGCAAGCTGCTCATGATCGGCTCGGTGCTGTTCATCGCGGCGTCGGTGATCGCCGCGTACGCGCCGAGCGCGCTCGTGCTGATCATCGGGCGCGGCCTGCTCGGCATCGCGGGCGCGGCCGTGCTGCCGTCGACCCTGTCGCTGATCACCACCATGTTCGTGGACGCCCGCCAGCGGGGCGCCGCGATCGCCGCGTGGGTCACCGCGCTGTCGCTCGGCCTGGGCGTCGGCCCGGTGCTCGGCGGCGTCCTGCTCGGCAGCTTCTGGTGGGGCTCGGTGTTCCTGATCGCGGTGCCGGTCATGGTGCTGGCCCTGGTGACCGCGCCGGTCCTGCTGCCCGAGTACCGCGACCCCGCCGCGGGCCGCCTCGACCTGCTCAGCGTGCTGCTGTTCCTGCTGGGCATCCTGCCGGTGGTCTACGCGATCAAGCACGCGGCGGAGTCCGGTGTGGACGTCGCGTTCGGCGTGGCGCTCGTGGTGGGCCTGGTCTTCGGGACGCTGTTCGTGCGCCGCCAGCGCGCCCTGCCCAACCCGCTGATCGACGTGCGGCTGTTCGCGAACCGCACGTTCACGATGGCCCTGGTGACGCTGATGCTGGGCATGATGGCGCTCAACGGCGTCGAGTACGTCGTGCCGCAGCTGCTCCAGCTCGTCAGCGGCATGTCGCCGATGGACGCGGCGCTGTGGCTGCTGCCCAGCGCGGCGGGCCTGATGCTCGGCTCGCAGCTCACGCCGCCGCTCACCCGGACGTTCCGCCCGGCCTACGTGATCGGTGGCGGCCAGGTGGTCGCGCTGGTCGGCTACGCGATGATCTGGGCGACCGGCGAGGGGTACGGCGGCGGTGTGCTGGCGTCCGTCGGCCTCACCGTGGTGATGTTCGGCGTCGCGCCGATCTCCGTGCTGTGCACCGGGATCGCGGTCGGCTCCGCGCCGGCCGAGAAGGCGGGCGTCGCCGCGGGCACCGGCCAGACCAGCTACGAGCTGGGGCTGGCGCTGGGCATCGCGGTCGTCGGCAGCGTGTCGGTCGCGGTCTACCGCTCCGACGTGGCCGACCGCCTGCCCGCCGGCCTGCCCGAGGACGCGGTCGCGCAGGTCCGCGACACGCTGGGCAGCGCGGTGGCGGTGTCCGAGACCCTGCCGGGCGCGCAGGGCGCCGAGGTGGCGGCGGTGGCGCGCGCGGCGTTCCTCGACGGCTTCCACGCGTCGGCGATCTTCAGCGGCGCGGTCGCCCTGGTGCTCACCGTGCTGGTGGTGACCCTGCTGCGGCACGTCCCGTCCACCCCGCGCGCCACCGAGCCCGCGGAGCCCACCGAGCCGGGGCCGTCCGCCGAGGCCGTCGGTCCGGCCGCACCCGCGGCGGCGGTCGAGCCGGTGCCGAACGCGGCGGACGAGGACGCGGCGGACGAGGGCGCGGCGGGCGACCCGCCCCGCGCGCAAGCCCCGGCGGCCGACCCGGAGGGGTCCGCCGCCGACGAAAGGGAGCGGGTGGAGCGCGTCTAG
- a CDS encoding NAD(P)H-binding protein, whose protein sequence is MTTAQDAPILVIGGTGKTGRRVVDHLRARGASVRVAARHGDVTFSWTDRDTWAPALAGVRAVHIVAIDGVSRTDEFVAAAVEAGVRRFTLLSARGVDVPDYYGEGNAGAATHLLGERALHESGVDWTVLRPGWFMQNFDEGIFRDDVRRGELRLAAAEGAAAFVDAEDIGEVAAVALTEDGHAGRTYDLTGPRALTFHEALAEIADASGVTARYRPIPEAEFIAELVEAGWSPSDAALWSAALDPIRRGVEGALADGVQQVLGREPRDFRAFAAAARDAWRD, encoded by the coding sequence GTGACAACCGCACAAGACGCCCCGATCCTCGTGATCGGGGGCACGGGCAAGACCGGCAGGCGCGTCGTGGACCACCTGCGGGCGCGTGGCGCGTCCGTCCGCGTGGCGGCGCGCCACGGCGACGTGACGTTCTCCTGGACGGATCGGGACACCTGGGCCCCGGCGCTGGCCGGGGTCCGCGCCGTGCACATCGTCGCGATCGACGGCGTGTCGCGGACCGACGAGTTCGTCGCCGCCGCCGTCGAGGCGGGCGTGCGCCGCTTCACCCTGCTGTCGGCGCGCGGCGTGGACGTGCCCGACTACTACGGCGAGGGCAACGCGGGCGCGGCGACGCACCTGCTCGGCGAACGGGCGCTGCACGAGTCCGGTGTGGACTGGACGGTGCTGCGGCCGGGCTGGTTCATGCAGAACTTCGACGAGGGCATCTTCCGCGACGACGTGCGGCGCGGCGAACTGCGGCTGGCCGCCGCCGAGGGCGCGGCGGCGTTCGTGGACGCCGAGGACATCGGCGAGGTGGCGGCCGTCGCCCTCACCGAGGACGGGCACGCGGGTCGGACCTACGACCTGACCGGGCCCCGCGCCCTGACCTTCCACGAGGCGCTGGCCGAGATCGCCGACGCGTCCGGCGTGACGGCGCGCTACCGGCCGATCCCCGAGGCGGAGTTCATCGCCGAACTGGTCGAGGCGGGCTGGTCGCCGTCCGACGCGGCCCTGTGGTCGGCCGCGCTCGACCCGATCCGGCGCGGCGTGGAAGGCGCCCTGGCCGACGGCGTCCAGCAGGTGCTCGGCCGCGAGCCGCGCGACTTCCGCGCCTTCGCCGCCGCCGCGCGGGACGCCTGGCGGGACTGA
- a CDS encoding MarR family winged helix-turn-helix transcriptional regulator, which produces MGAPSDVIAAWRELLTTYNGIATHLDQVLQSAHGLNLNEFETLDRLIEPGTEYRPMKDLAQDMYLSQSALSRTVARLEKDGLVERQLCATDRRIVDVSATDLGRERHAEAAATRLAVLVEHLGPGSAR; this is translated from the coding sequence ATGGGTGCGCCGTCGGACGTGATCGCCGCGTGGCGCGAGCTGCTGACCACCTACAACGGCATCGCCACCCACCTGGACCAGGTGCTCCAGAGCGCGCACGGGCTCAACCTCAACGAGTTCGAGACCCTCGACCGGCTGATCGAGCCGGGCACCGAGTACCGGCCGATGAAGGACCTCGCGCAGGACATGTACCTGAGCCAGAGCGCGCTCTCCCGCACGGTCGCCCGGCTGGAGAAGGACGGCCTGGTCGAGCGGCAGCTGTGCGCGACCGACCGGCGCATCGTCGACGTCAGCGCCACCGACCTCGGCCGCGAGCGGCACGCCGAGGCCGCCGCGACCCGGCTCGCGGTGCTCGTCGAGCACCTCGGCCCCGGGTCGGCGCGCTGA
- a CDS encoding aspartate aminotransferase family protein: MDDEPDLAEPLLLGWLASVHLDAHYTRAEGDHLYRLDEQGREVAVVDFAGGYGSTLLGHNHPEIVALARDLLANGVPVHAQFSRHPYARDLASALNRVLRREHGDDEPYSVIFANSGAEAIEAAVKHAELDRVLKVGALRESIAANVEAARAAVADGTAVADGDFEALAARVDEVNAERAATRPVLFALEGGFHGKLVGSVQLTHNAAYRNPFGALGVTTRFVAKDDLASLPKLFDEERVDLLDLEVRDGRVVPVPRPLPVFCAFAVEPVQGEGGIRVLDERSARLIRTACDEVDCPVLVDEVQSGMGRTGTFLASSAVGLRGDYYALAKSLGGGVAKTAVMLARASRYRGEFELVHSSTFAKDAFSTTIALKVLELLEADGGALYRRATERGERITAALRAVREEFPDVVVDVRGRGLMLGLEFADQSGSAHAAIREHNAGGTLGYAIAGLLLRRHRVRTFPTASAPNTLRFEPSVFIGDAEVDQLAEGLRDAAAVLRAADGEALLGSR, translated from the coding sequence ATGGACGACGAACCCGACCTCGCCGAGCCGCTGCTGTTGGGCTGGCTGGCATCGGTGCACCTGGACGCGCACTACACGCGCGCCGAGGGCGACCACCTGTACCGGCTGGACGAGCAGGGGCGGGAGGTGGCCGTGGTGGACTTCGCGGGCGGCTACGGTTCGACGCTGCTCGGCCACAACCACCCGGAGATCGTGGCCCTGGCCAGGGACCTGCTCGCCAACGGCGTCCCGGTGCACGCCCAGTTCTCGCGCCACCCGTACGCCCGCGACCTGGCGAGCGCGCTCAACCGCGTGCTGCGCCGCGAGCACGGCGACGACGAGCCGTACTCGGTGATCTTCGCCAACAGCGGCGCGGAGGCGATCGAGGCCGCGGTGAAGCACGCCGAGCTGGACCGGGTGCTCAAGGTCGGCGCGCTGCGCGAGTCGATCGCGGCGAACGTCGAGGCGGCGCGGGCGGCCGTCGCCGACGGCACGGCCGTCGCGGACGGGGACTTCGAGGCGCTGGCGGCCAGGGTCGACGAGGTGAACGCCGAGCGCGCGGCGACCCGTCCGGTGCTGTTCGCGCTGGAGGGCGGGTTCCACGGCAAGCTGGTGGGCAGCGTGCAGCTCACCCACAACGCCGCCTACCGCAACCCGTTCGGCGCGCTGGGCGTGACGACCCGCTTCGTGGCGAAGGACGACCTGGCCTCGCTGCCGAAGCTGTTCGACGAGGAGCGGGTGGACCTGCTGGACCTGGAGGTGCGGGACGGCCGCGTCGTCCCGGTGCCCCGGCCGCTGCCGGTGTTCTGCGCGTTCGCGGTGGAGCCGGTGCAGGGCGAGGGCGGTATCCGCGTGCTGGACGAGCGCTCGGCGCGGTTGATCCGGACCGCGTGCGACGAGGTCGACTGCCCGGTGCTGGTGGACGAGGTGCAGAGCGGGATGGGCCGCACGGGCACGTTCCTGGCCAGTTCGGCGGTGGGGCTGCGCGGTGACTACTACGCCCTGGCGAAGAGCCTGGGCGGCGGCGTCGCGAAGACCGCGGTGATGCTGGCCCGCGCGTCCCGGTACCGGGGCGAGTTCGAGCTGGTGCACAGCTCGACGTTCGCCAAGGACGCGTTCTCGACCACGATCGCGCTGAAGGTGCTGGAGCTGCTGGAGGCCGACGGCGGCGCGCTGTACCGGCGGGCGACCGAGCGGGGCGAGCGGATCACCGCCGCCCTGCGGGCGGTGCGGGAGGAGTTCCCGGACGTGGTGGTCGACGTGCGGGGGCGCGGGCTCATGCTGGGCCTGGAGTTCGCCGACCAGTCCGGGTCGGCCCACGCGGCCATCCGCGAGCACAACGCGGGCGGCACGCTCGGGTACGCCATCGCGGGCCTGCTGCTGCGGCGGCACCGGGTGCGGACGTTCCCGACCGCCAGCGCGCCCAACACCCTGCGGTTCGAGCCTTCCGTGTTCATCGGCGACGCCGAGGTCGACCAGCTCGCCGAGGGCCTGCGCGACGCCGCGGCCGTGCTCCGCGCCGCGGACGGCGAGGCCCTCCTCGGCTCGCGCTGA
- a CDS encoding FAD-binding oxidoreductase: protein MSSLSRRHFLTSTAVAGGAVALPALAASPASADPAADGDVGALSVVTRDDPRYAGLLTGSNQRWVASPERIHLVRTADDVVRAVRDAVHAGRRVAVRSGGHCDEDFSSNGAPVLIDLSLMDEVGYDPHRRAFAVQPGATLGAVYHKLYRGWGVTLPGGTCPTVGAGGHIVGGGYGALSRLHGLTVDHLHAVEVVVVGADREARKVVATSDPGDPHRELWWAHTGGGGGTFGVVTRYWLRTPGTADLPPERQLPRPPANLLVSDVSWSWADLDERSFTRILRNYTEFFERNSAPGSPWAALFSQLKPTHKAAGAFTMSTQVDASAPDAHGLLDAFLAAVGDGTGVRYRVNDRSTVPWTYAAKEWFGFVTAAVPRWKAKSAYLRKAPPEPQLKAFHRHLTRDDYGNPSATVVLAAYGGRINAVGRGETATAQRDSVLKLLYLSLWTDRAADAEHIRWVREFYADVYAETGGVPAPGDVTDGCYINYPDVDMADPAINTSGVPWHALYFKDGYPRLRRVKAAYDPLGVFSHALAVRAD, encoded by the coding sequence ATGTCTTCGCTGTCCCGCAGGCACTTCCTCACGAGCACCGCGGTCGCCGGCGGCGCGGTGGCCCTGCCCGCCCTCGCGGCGTCGCCCGCGTCCGCCGACCCGGCGGCGGACGGTGACGTCGGCGCGCTGTCGGTGGTGACGCGCGACGACCCCCGCTACGCCGGTCTGCTCACCGGTTCGAACCAGCGCTGGGTGGCCTCGCCCGAGCGCATCCACCTGGTGCGCACCGCCGACGACGTCGTCCGGGCGGTGCGCGACGCCGTGCACGCCGGCCGACGGGTCGCGGTGCGCAGCGGCGGCCACTGCGACGAGGACTTCTCCAGCAACGGCGCGCCGGTCCTGATCGACCTGTCGCTGATGGACGAAGTCGGCTACGACCCGCACCGCAGGGCGTTCGCGGTCCAACCCGGCGCGACCCTGGGCGCGGTCTACCACAAGCTGTACCGGGGCTGGGGCGTCACGCTGCCCGGCGGCACGTGCCCGACGGTCGGCGCGGGCGGCCACATCGTGGGCGGCGGCTACGGCGCCCTGTCCCGCCTGCACGGCCTCACCGTCGACCACCTGCACGCCGTGGAGGTCGTGGTGGTGGGCGCGGACCGCGAGGCGCGCAAGGTCGTCGCCACCAGCGACCCCGGCGACCCGCACCGCGAGCTGTGGTGGGCGCACACCGGTGGCGGCGGCGGGACGTTCGGCGTCGTCACCCGGTACTGGCTGCGCACGCCGGGCACGGCGGACCTCCCGCCGGAGCGGCAGCTGCCCCGGCCGCCGGCGAACCTCCTCGTGTCCGACGTGTCCTGGTCGTGGGCCGACCTGGACGAGCGCTCGTTCACCCGGATCCTGCGCAACTACACGGAGTTCTTCGAGCGCAACTCCGCGCCGGGCTCACCGTGGGCCGCGCTGTTCAGCCAGCTCAAGCCCACGCACAAGGCGGCGGGCGCGTTCACGATGAGCACGCAGGTCGACGCGTCCGCGCCGGACGCGCACGGGCTGCTGGACGCCTTCCTCGCGGCGGTGGGTGACGGCACCGGCGTCCGGTACCGGGTGAACGACCGGTCCACGGTGCCGTGGACGTACGCGGCCAAGGAGTGGTTCGGCTTCGTGACCGCCGCCGTGCCCCGGTGGAAGGCGAAGTCGGCCTACCTGCGCAAGGCGCCGCCGGAGCCGCAGCTCAAGGCGTTCCACCGGCACCTGACGCGGGACGACTACGGCAACCCCTCCGCTACCGTCGTGCTCGCCGCGTACGGCGGCCGGATCAACGCGGTCGGCCGCGGCGAGACCGCCACCGCCCAGCGCGACTCGGTGCTCAAGCTGCTGTACCTGAGCCTGTGGACGGACCGGGCGGCGGACGCGGAGCACATCCGGTGGGTCCGGGAGTTCTACGCCGACGTGTACGCGGAGACCGGCGGCGTGCCCGCGCCCGGCGACGTCACCGACGGCTGCTACATCAACTACCCCGACGTCGACATGGCCGATCCCGCGATCAACACCTCGGGCGTGCCGTGGCACGCGCTGTACTTCAAGGACGGCTACCCGCGCCTGCGCCGGGTGAAGGCGGCCTACGACCCGCTCGGGGTGTTCTCGCACGCCTTGGCGGTGCGGGCGGACTGA
- a CDS encoding alpha/beta fold hydrolase — MGIPGRDRAVVIGAGMAGLFAARVLAESFGEVVVLDRDELPDGVEPRRRVQHGRHVHGLLAKGHQGIEGLFPGITAEFTAAGAVECDLTGDVRWVYDGAALRQPISGLRMVSASRPLLERVVRSRVEALPNVTVHGSSDVEEPVTEGESHRVTGVRVRRGDLVEEIAADLVVDAGGRGARTPTWLGEWGYGPVEEETFKIGIGYTTRHYDIPESAMGGDVSIHVVATPANPRGAVCARVDGGRVVVTAYGMNGDLPGADEESFPEFLRSLSAPDVADAVAQGTPLDGFATYRFPAGLRRRYERLTAFPEGLLVVGDAICSFNPTYAQGMTVSVLEALVLRDHLARPALDPAAYFADVATDAVDRCWTIATSTDLARSGRVDPADPAARAAARLLAAASRHDEVAIAHIRVVSLIDPAESLAEPDIAALVAREDTGRVDRVAVGDLVFDVRLAGPEDGEPVVLLHGWPHNFRSWQEVEPLLHAEGLRTIAPNQRGYSAGARPRDVADYRLPLLAGDVLGLLDALGVESAHVVGHDWGAIVAWYLAARHPERVRTLTATAFPHLDAYQDAYQVDPEQRAASAYIDLLTAPGSTEYWLADDARRLRELLALHDNALTPEQQARYLRFHTQPGTFHAALNWYRTGVLLDGAVALGKITVPTTFIWSEADASVSTMAAERTADYVSAPYRVVTLPAPASHWQPQEFPALVAAEVVARVRGGSTPSETDS; from the coding sequence GTGGGAATTCCGGGTCGTGACCGCGCGGTCGTCATCGGTGCGGGCATGGCGGGGCTGTTCGCCGCCCGCGTGCTGGCCGAGTCGTTCGGGGAGGTCGTGGTGCTGGACCGCGACGAGCTGCCGGACGGCGTCGAACCGCGCAGGCGGGTCCAGCACGGCAGGCACGTCCACGGGCTGCTGGCCAAGGGCCACCAGGGCATCGAGGGGCTCTTCCCCGGCATCACGGCGGAGTTCACCGCCGCCGGGGCCGTCGAGTGCGACCTGACGGGCGACGTGCGCTGGGTGTACGACGGCGCTGCGCTGCGCCAACCGATCTCCGGCCTGCGCATGGTGTCGGCGAGCCGCCCGCTGCTGGAACGGGTGGTGCGGTCCCGCGTCGAGGCGCTGCCGAACGTCACCGTGCACGGGAGCAGCGACGTGGAGGAGCCCGTCACGGAGGGGGAGTCGCACCGCGTCACCGGTGTCCGGGTGCGCCGCGGCGACCTGGTCGAGGAGATCGCCGCCGACCTGGTGGTGGACGCGGGCGGGCGCGGCGCGCGCACGCCGACCTGGTTGGGGGAGTGGGGTTACGGCCCGGTCGAGGAGGAGACCTTCAAGATCGGCATCGGCTACACCACCCGGCACTACGACATCCCGGAGTCCGCGATGGGGGGCGACGTGTCGATCCACGTCGTCGCCACGCCCGCGAACCCGCGCGGCGCGGTGTGCGCCCGCGTCGACGGCGGCCGGGTCGTCGTCACCGCGTACGGCATGAACGGCGACCTGCCGGGCGCCGACGAGGAGAGCTTCCCGGAGTTCCTGCGCTCGCTGTCCGCGCCGGACGTGGCCGACGCCGTCGCGCAGGGCACCCCGCTGGACGGGTTCGCCACCTACCGCTTCCCGGCCGGGCTGCGCCGCCGCTACGAGCGCCTGACCGCGTTCCCGGAGGGCCTGCTGGTGGTCGGCGACGCGATCTGCAGCTTCAACCCGACCTACGCGCAGGGCATGACGGTGTCCGTGCTGGAGGCGCTCGTGCTGCGCGACCACCTCGCCCGGCCCGCGCTCGACCCCGCGGCCTACTTCGCCGACGTGGCGACGGACGCGGTCGACCGCTGCTGGACCATCGCGACCAGCACCGACCTCGCCCGCTCCGGCCGCGTCGACCCGGCGGACCCGGCGGCGCGAGCCGCCGCCCGGCTGCTCGCCGCCGCGTCCCGGCACGACGAGGTCGCGATCGCCCACATCCGCGTGGTGAGCCTGATCGACCCGGCGGAGTCGTTGGCGGAGCCGGACATCGCGGCCCTCGTCGCCCGCGAGGACACCGGCCGCGTGGACCGGGTCGCCGTCGGGGACCTGGTGTTCGACGTCCGGCTGGCGGGACCGGAGGACGGCGAACCGGTCGTGCTGCTGCACGGCTGGCCGCACAACTTCCGCTCCTGGCAGGAGGTCGAGCCGCTGCTGCACGCCGAGGGCCTGCGCACCATCGCGCCCAACCAGCGCGGCTACTCGGCCGGCGCGCGGCCGCGCGACGTGGCCGACTACCGCCTGCCGCTGCTCGCGGGCGACGTGCTCGGCCTGCTCGACGCCCTGGGCGTCGAGTCCGCGCACGTCGTCGGCCACGACTGGGGCGCCATCGTCGCCTGGTACCTGGCCGCGCGGCACCCCGAGCGGGTGCGCACGCTGACCGCCACCGCGTTCCCGCACCTGGACGCCTACCAGGACGCCTACCAGGTGGACCCGGAGCAGCGGGCGGCGTCGGCCTACATCGACCTGCTGACCGCGCCGGGGTCGACCGAGTACTGGCTGGCCGACGACGCCCGGCGGCTGCGCGAGCTGCTCGCGTTGCACGACAACGCGCTCACGCCCGAGCAGCAGGCGCGCTACCTCCGCTTCCACACCCAGCCCGGCACGTTCCACGCGGCGCTCAACTGGTACCGCACGGGCGTCCTGCTCGACGGCGCCGTCGCGCTGGGCAAGATCACCGTGCCGACGACGTTCATCTGGAGCGAGGCGGACGCCTCGGTCAGCACGATGGCCGCCGAGCGCACGGCCGACTACGTCAGCGCACCCTACCGGGTGGTGACCCTGCCCGCGCCCGCCTCGCACTGGCAGCCGCAGGAGTTCCCCGCGCTGGTCGCGGCGGAGGTCGTGGCACGGGTGCGCGGCGGCTCCACCCCGTCCGAGACCGACTCCTGA
- a CDS encoding acyl-CoA dehydrogenase family protein: MTATQEPVQQGPAHEKSVPPEELVARARDLVPLLRSNLARTEELGNPAPENLAALGAAELFRLTTPIAYGGLHPSMRTQVEIIAEVGRGCASTGWIVANHAASTEFTLILTEEATDRVFGDNPDAIMLSAGCTPDSRAERVPGGLKVTAKAPYASGCEISDWALLIGIPLYEGEKRIGATTCLVPLTEATVSRTWNAAGMRGTGTHAMSVVDVFVPDMLSLVVEKEDLSRLEELLSPTDLVRGNLHSLSALVGGAYGALDIVREQLARGKGIIYSSYRRAVDSPTIQLFFAEAAHLIDTARVHMLHVADEFDALLPGEEMPRLARARARMHSSSALRAARDGLQKALDVAGTSGFAVPNPLQVYWRDLEVGSRHAMLGTPMIAEDYARALLDIGPTITQYH; encoded by the coding sequence ATGACAGCCACGCAGGAGCCTGTCCAGCAGGGTCCGGCGCACGAGAAGTCCGTGCCGCCGGAGGAACTCGTCGCCCGCGCCCGCGACCTGGTGCCGCTGCTGCGGTCCAACCTCGCGCGCACCGAGGAGCTGGGCAACCCGGCGCCGGAGAACCTGGCGGCGCTGGGCGCGGCGGAACTCTTCCGGCTCACCACGCCGATCGCGTACGGCGGGCTGCACCCCAGCATGCGCACCCAGGTGGAGATCATCGCCGAGGTGGGCCGGGGCTGCGCGTCCACCGGGTGGATCGTGGCCAACCACGCGGCGTCCACCGAGTTCACCCTCATCCTCACCGAGGAGGCCACCGACCGGGTGTTCGGCGACAACCCCGACGCGATCATGCTGTCGGCGGGCTGCACGCCGGACTCGCGCGCCGAGCGCGTGCCGGGCGGGCTGAAGGTCACCGCGAAGGCGCCCTACGCGTCGGGCTGCGAGATCTCCGACTGGGCGCTGCTCATCGGCATCCCCTTGTACGAGGGGGAGAAGCGCATCGGTGCGACCACGTGCCTGGTGCCGCTGACCGAGGCGACGGTGTCCCGCACGTGGAACGCGGCGGGCATGCGCGGCACCGGCACGCACGCCATGAGCGTGGTGGACGTGTTCGTGCCCGACATGCTGTCGCTGGTGGTGGAGAAGGAGGACCTGAGCCGGCTGGAGGAGCTGCTGTCGCCGACGGACCTGGTGCGGGGCAACCTGCACTCGCTGTCCGCGCTCGTCGGCGGCGCGTACGGCGCGCTGGACATCGTGCGGGAGCAGTTGGCGCGCGGCAAGGGGATCATCTACTCCAGCTACCGGCGGGCGGTCGACTCGCCCACCATCCAGCTCTTCTTCGCCGAGGCCGCGCACCTGATCGACACGGCGCGGGTGCACATGCTGCACGTGGCCGACGAGTTCGACGCGCTGCTGCCCGGCGAGGAGATGCCGCGCCTGGCGCGGGCGCGGGCCCGGATGCACTCGTCGTCCGCGCTGCGCGCCGCCCGCGACGGGTTGCAGAAGGCCCTGGACGTGGCGGGCACGAGCGGTTTCGCCGTGCCGAACCCGTTGCAGGTCTACTGGCGGGACCTGGAGGTCGGCAGCAGGCACGCGATGCTCGGCACGCCGATGATCGCCGAGGACTACGCCCGCGCGCTGCTCGACATCGGCCCCACCATCACCCAGTACCACTGA